The Ornithodoros turicata isolate Travis chromosome 7, ASM3712646v1, whole genome shotgun sequence genome includes a region encoding these proteins:
- the LOC135401728 gene encoding dicarboxylate carrier SLC25A8-like, whose amino-acid sequence MVVKGTQQHSLTVKLVGAGSAACIADLMTFPLDVAKVRLQIQGEGLKAGAAKQYRGVFGTIATIAKKEGPRCLYNGLVPGLQRQACFATVRIGLYDGVRDSYTRVLLKPNSSGASVLGVRILAGITTGGLAVVCAQPTDVVKVRMQAQSGRAPARYASSFQAYKMIARDEGMRGLYKGTLPNIARNAIVNAAELVCYDSIKEQILNADLMSDNMPCHFVSAFAAGFCATVVASPVDVVKTRFMNSGKGQYTGALDCAMKMFHEGGFMTFYKGFMPSFIRLGSWNICMFVTFEQLKRFLTFLGDSRVRKELHSTIPSSTSQPQFRTRYKFLEPSAIGMEPVLMGQATPWEF is encoded by the exons ATGGTGGTCAAAGGCACTCAGCAACACAGCCTGACCGTCAAGCTGGTCGGTGCTGGCTCAGCTGCTTGCATTGCAGACCTTATGACGTTCCCCCTGGACGTCGCAAAAGTCCGCCTCCAA aTCCAAGGTGAAGGTCTCAAGGCTGGAGCTGCCAAACAATACCGTGGCGTGTTTGGAACCATCGCTACCATAGCCAAGAAAGAAGGACCACGATGTCTGTACAATGGCTTGGTACCCGGTCTTCAGCGACAGGCTTGCTTCGCTACTGTACGCATTGGGTTGTACGACGGTGTTCGGGACTCTTACACCCGGGTACTCCTGA AGCCAAACAGTAGCGGAGCATCTGTCCTGGGGGTACGCATACTGGCTGGAATTACGACTGGGGGCCTCGCCGTGGTGTGCGCCCAGCCCACCGACGTGGTGAAGGTCCGCATGCAGGCACAATCTGGTCGGGCTCCTGCACGTTATGCTAGCTCTTTCCAAGCCTACAAGATGATTGCCAGGGACGAAGGCATGAGGGGCCTATATAAGG GTACCCTGCCAAACATTGCTCGTAATGCCATCGTCAACGCAGCCGAACTGGTCTGCTACGATAGCATTAAGGAGCAGATTCTGAATGCGGATCTGATGAGCGACAACATGCCGTGTCATTTCGTGTCTGCCTTCGCTGCGGGATTCTGTGCCACCGTCGTCGCCTCGCCCGTCGACGTGGTCAAGACCCGGTTCATGAATTCTGGCAAGGGGCAGTACACCGGCGCCCTTGACTGTGCCATGAAGATGTTCCACGAGGGTGGTTTCATGACTTTTTACAAAGG GTTCATGCCATCTTTTATCAGGCTAGGATCTTGGAACATATGTATGTTTGTGACATTCGAACAACTCAAACGCTTCCTCACTTTCCTGGGCGACTCGCGCGTCCGGAAGGAACTTCATTCGACGATTCCCAGCAGCACGAGCCAACCGCAATTTCGAACGAGGTACAAGTTCCTGGAACCTAGCGCCATTGGCATGGAGCCGGTTCTAATGGGGCAGGCAACACCGTGGGAATTTTAA
- the LOC135400148 gene encoding hemoglobin subunit beta-like produces MGNKLGGGGGGSPCAVTHLTPGEKQAIRRTWTLFMKNIREDGPAVFMALFVRYPAYQKLFAPFADVDLSVLPNDPRLTAHAVSWAYFMTSIVDNLDDPPTLTELVRKLARNHHIYTVGPQHFEHMSGVIVQVFQDKLGKKMTPVCCESWGKMMEYVVQTVQSVSEEKEREEKLLEKESPGHDGAEDEGKKKRSKKKQKKKE; encoded by the coding sequence ATGGGAAACAAGTtaggcggcggcggcggtggaAGTCCTTGTGCGGTGACGCATTTGACCCCTGGCGAAAAACAGGCCATTCGTCGCACCTGGACACTCTTCATGAAGAACATACGCGAAGACGGCCCTGCCGTATTCATGGCTCTCTTCGTTAGGTACCCGGCATATCAGAAGCTCTTCGCCCCCTTCGCCGACGTCGATCTCAGCGTCCTGCCCAACGACCCTCGCCTTACGGCTCACGCAGtctcctgggcctacttcatgACCTCCATCGTAGACAACTTGGACGATCCACCAACCCTGACCGAGCTGGTCAGGAAGCTGGCGAGGAACCACCACATCTACACCGTCGGACCGCAGCACTTTGAGCACATGAGCGGCGTCATCGTACAGGTGTTCCAGGACAAGTTGGGCAAGAAAATGACTCCAGTGTGCTGCGAATCGTGGGGCAAGATGATGGAGTACGTGGTGCAGACTGTCCAGTCGGTCAGCGAAGAAAAGGAACGGGAGGAGAAGCTGCTGGAGAAGGAGAGTCCTGGTCACGATGGGGCCGAAGACGAGGGCAAGAAGAAGAGGTCCaagaaaaaacagaagaagaaagagtAA